Proteins encoded together in one Phyllostomus discolor isolate MPI-MPIP mPhyDis1 chromosome 6, mPhyDis1.pri.v3, whole genome shotgun sequence window:
- the TSPAN18 gene encoding tetraspanin-18, with product MEGDCLSCMKYLMFVFNFFIFLGGACLLGLGIWVMVDPTGFREIVAANPLLITGAYILLAMGGLLFLLGFLGCCGAIRENKCLLLFFFLFILIIFLAELSAAILAFLFRENLTREFFTKELTKHYQGNNDTDVFSATWNSVMITFGCCGVNGPEDFKFASVFRLLTLDGDEVPEACCRREPQTRAGVLLSREDCILGRDLFLNKQGCYTVILNAFETYVYLAGALAIGVLAIELFAMIFAMCLFRGIH from the exons ATGGAAGGCGACTGTCTGAGCTGCATGAAGTATCTGatgtttgttttcaatttcttcatattT CTCGGGGGGGCCTGTCTGCTGGGCCTCGGCATCTGGGTCATGGTGGACCCCACGGGCTTCCGAGAGATCGTGGCTGCCAACCCCTTGCTCATCACGGGCGCCTACATCCTCCTGGCCATGGGGGGCCTGCTCTTTCTGCTCGGCTTCCTGGGCTGCTGCGGGGCCATCCGGGAGAACAAGTGTCTGCTGCTGTTT TTCTTCCTGTTCATCCTGATCATCTTCTTGGCGGAGCTCTCGGCGGCCATCCTGGCCTTCCTCTTCAGGGAGAAC ctcacCCGTGAATTCTTCACCAAGGAGCTCACCAAGCATTATCAGGGCAACAATGACACAGACGTCTTCTCCGCCACCTGGAACTCGGTCATGATCACA TTTGGTTGCTGCGGGGTCAACGGCCCCGAGGACTTCAAGTTTGCGTCCGTGTTCCGACTCCTGACCCTGGACGGTGACGAGGTGCCCGAGGCCTGCTGCCGGAGGGAGCCCCAGACGCGGGCCGGGGTCCTGCTGAGCAGGGAGGACTGTATCCTGGGCAGGGACCTGTTCCTGAACAAGCAG GGCTGTTACACGGTGATCCTCAACGCCTTCGAAACCTACGTCTACCTTGCCGGAGCCCTCGCCATAGGGGTGCTGGCCATCGAG CTCTTCGCCATGATCTTCGCCATGTGCCTCTTCCGAGGCATCCATTAG